Proteins from one Nakamurella multipartita DSM 44233 genomic window:
- a CDS encoding Tn3 family transposase: MTRASHLPVYETRYGLQLDEFLLARALEHDAPTLLLQMACDWLRGEHIVRPAVDALARRVASARDAARAETYHRLRPLLSPPRPRQLDGLLDVDPDLGITRLTWLRRGATAATPEVLKAEIDKLEFLRGHGADTLDLSRLPAGRRRLLAEIGRRSTNQALQRADVDRRHPVLLATLAETYVEVLDELVQLLDQALAGAESRARHELSQRLVDRAKAEADRARLLDEILDVLADPSVADAAAGRLVRQRVGMPRLVAARRPAGEREQRDHGHFDLLAARYKYLRTFTPAVIASLPLTGNTASPAVRSLLDAVAVLRELNTAGRSMVPDDAATAEATSFVPARWRDYLDATRGQGRGAAYRHYWELAVLYGVQAGLRSGDLWVPGSRRYTDPAALLLPVERWAVQRDDFCTLTGADANPHRQLDRLDGELHSAIASLEAVLADPSAEGLARLGDDGDLIVSPLAAEQVPAAADELAAACATRLPRVQLPALLIEVDQMTGFSQEFTHAGGAQPRNPDLRRNLYAALITYACNLGYAGMADASGISEDQLAWTSQWYLRQDTLRAANTRLVNAHHANPLAALWGGGTLSSSDGQRFPQRGRSLTARALSRYFLDEGTTTYTHVSDQHSTYGTKVIPTTWREAVAVLDEIFGNPTDLPLGEHTVDTAGQTLATFAIFHLAGLQFSPRIRDIGRLQLYRLGAASTWRARYPHAGPLLGQPIQTQLIAEHWNDMLRLVGSMKFGHTTASLLIAKLHASSRQSSLARALHEYGRLIRTIYVCRYVADEELRRRVRRQLNKGESLHALRRDLFFAHQGHVRRRHLDDQIDQALCLTLVTNACVLWTTTYLADALDALRMEGHDVDDEIAAHLTPRSTTTSTSTARIPSISTPNYAAKDTGQGLSNKRCFWPDTLGVARRGRCRDDRDTQWCA; this comes from the coding sequence ATGACCCGGGCAAGCCATCTGCCTGTCTACGAAACCCGATACGGTCTACAGCTCGATGAGTTCCTGCTCGCCCGCGCGTTGGAGCACGACGCGCCCACGCTGCTGCTGCAGATGGCCTGCGACTGGCTACGCGGGGAACACATCGTCCGGCCGGCGGTCGACGCGCTGGCCCGGCGGGTCGCGTCCGCGCGTGATGCCGCCCGCGCGGAGACCTATCACCGTCTCCGGCCGTTGCTGTCCCCGCCTCGGCCGCGACAGCTCGACGGGCTGCTCGACGTCGACCCGGATCTGGGGATCACCCGGCTGACCTGGCTGCGCCGCGGCGCGACGGCCGCGACCCCGGAGGTGCTCAAGGCCGAGATCGACAAGCTGGAATTCCTGCGTGGGCACGGCGCCGACACCCTGGACCTTTCCCGGCTGCCGGCCGGCCGGCGCCGGCTGCTGGCCGAGATCGGCCGGCGTTCCACCAACCAAGCCCTGCAGCGTGCCGATGTCGACCGCCGGCATCCGGTGCTGCTGGCCACGCTCGCCGAGACCTACGTCGAGGTGCTCGACGAGCTGGTCCAACTGCTCGACCAGGCCCTGGCCGGCGCGGAGTCCCGCGCCCGGCACGAGCTGTCGCAGCGGCTGGTCGACCGCGCGAAGGCCGAAGCCGACCGCGCCCGGCTGCTCGATGAGATCCTCGACGTGCTGGCCGATCCGAGCGTCGCCGACGCCGCCGCCGGCCGCCTGGTGCGCCAACGGGTCGGTATGCCGCGTCTGGTCGCTGCGCGCCGGCCCGCCGGGGAACGCGAGCAGCGCGACCACGGCCACTTCGATCTGCTCGCCGCCCGCTACAAATACCTGCGCACCTTCACCCCAGCCGTGATTGCGTCGCTGCCGCTGACCGGCAACACCGCCAGCCCGGCCGTCAGGTCCCTGCTCGACGCAGTCGCCGTGCTGCGGGAGCTGAACACGGCCGGACGAAGCATGGTGCCCGACGACGCGGCCACGGCGGAGGCGACGTCATTCGTCCCGGCCCGCTGGCGCGACTACCTGGACGCGACCCGCGGACAGGGCCGCGGCGCGGCCTACCGGCACTACTGGGAACTCGCCGTGCTGTACGGGGTGCAGGCCGGGCTGCGTTCGGGTGACCTGTGGGTGCCCGGCTCACGCCGGTACACCGACCCCGCCGCCCTGCTGTTGCCGGTCGAGCGGTGGGCCGTCCAACGCGACGACTTCTGCACCCTCACCGGAGCCGACGCGAACCCGCACCGGCAACTCGACCGACTCGACGGCGAACTGCACTCGGCGATCGCCTCTCTGGAGGCCGTGCTGGCCGACCCCTCGGCCGAAGGCCTGGCCCGCCTCGGCGACGACGGTGATCTGATCGTGTCGCCGCTCGCCGCTGAGCAGGTCCCGGCCGCAGCGGACGAACTCGCCGCGGCGTGTGCCACCCGGCTACCGCGCGTGCAGCTGCCGGCACTGCTGATCGAGGTCGACCAGATGACCGGGTTCAGCCAGGAGTTCACCCATGCCGGCGGCGCCCAGCCCCGCAACCCTGATCTGCGCCGCAACCTGTACGCGGCGTTGATCACCTACGCCTGCAACCTCGGCTACGCCGGGATGGCCGACGCCTCCGGCATCTCCGAAGACCAACTGGCCTGGACCTCCCAGTGGTACCTGCGGCAAGACACGCTGCGCGCAGCAAACACCCGGCTGGTCAACGCCCACCACGCGAATCCACTCGCTGCCCTGTGGGGCGGCGGCACCCTGTCCTCGTCCGACGGGCAACGGTTCCCGCAGCGCGGCCGCAGCCTCACCGCCCGCGCCCTGTCCCGGTACTTCCTCGACGAGGGCACCACCACTTACACCCACGTCTCCGATCAACACTCCACGTACGGCACCAAGGTCATCCCGACGACCTGGCGCGAAGCCGTCGCCGTGCTGGACGAGATCTTCGGCAACCCCACCGATCTGCCGCTCGGCGAGCACACCGTCGACACCGCCGGCCAAACGCTGGCGACGTTCGCGATCTTCCACCTCGCCGGGTTGCAGTTCTCCCCACGCATCCGCGACATCGGCCGCCTACAGCTCTACCGCCTCGGCGCAGCATCGACCTGGCGCGCCCGCTACCCGCACGCCGGACCGCTGCTCGGCCAACCGATCCAGACCCAGCTGATCGCCGAGCACTGGAACGACATGCTCCGCCTGGTGGGCTCGATGAAGTTCGGGCACACCACCGCCAGCCTGCTCATCGCCAAGCTGCACGCCAGCAGTCGGCAATCCAGCCTGGCCAGGGCGCTGCACGAGTACGGCCGGCTGATCCGCACGATCTACGTCTGCCGTTACGTCGCCGACGAAGAACTCCGTCGCCGGGTGCGGCGTCAGCTGAACAAGGGCGAGAGCCTGCACGCGCTGCGCCGCGACCTGTTCTTCGCCCACCAAGGCCACGTCCGCCGACGGCACCTCGACGACCAGATCGACCAGGCCCTGTGCCTGACCCTGGTGACCAACGCCTGCGTGCTGTGGACCACCACCTACCTCGCCGACGCGCTCGATGCCCTCCGCATGGAAGGACATGACGTCGACGACGAGATCGCCGCCCACCTCACCCCGCGCAGCACGACCACATCAACTTCTACGGCACGTATTCCTTCGATCTCGACGCCGAACTACGCCGCGAAGGACACCGGCCAGGGACTGTCCAACAAACGGTGTTTCTGGCCTGACACGCTGGGCGTTGCTCGGCGGGGAAGGTGCCGTGATGACCGCGACACTCAATGGTGTGCCTAG
- a CDS encoding ANTAR domain-containing protein produces the protein MSQANEIGWTGASGWSAAGAPDDGSPGQGRVALRRVLAGLRHLEASPEPVRVFTELAAVCVPALCDECLIQIAEHGRRPYRIRRRWPDTTGTAPSVTDEAFSVVTQGRGTPLDGGRTGGAIVETVARDVLARFTNPPGGGPDYHGVLVCRWTGGHGPDASDAALVGVFTDHAVALVHRERTTGRAHPRDMVPHVASALTAAQRVAAASGILTALHHLTPAQARQLLHRASEHTHRPILDIADMVLRTGALPGARQPPPVHPPNGSMTAPSAGAPTPPS, from the coding sequence ATGAGCCAAGCGAACGAGATCGGGTGGACCGGGGCAAGCGGCTGGTCGGCCGCCGGTGCGCCCGATGACGGCAGTCCGGGCCAGGGGCGGGTCGCCCTGCGGCGGGTGTTGGCCGGGCTGCGCCATCTGGAGGCCTCGCCCGAGCCGGTCCGGGTGTTCACCGAGCTGGCTGCGGTGTGTGTGCCCGCCCTGTGCGACGAGTGTCTGATCCAGATCGCCGAGCACGGCCGCCGCCCCTACCGGATCCGGCGGAGGTGGCCGGACACGACCGGCACCGCCCCGTCGGTGACCGACGAGGCGTTCAGCGTGGTGACCCAGGGCCGGGGAACACCGCTGGACGGGGGCAGAACCGGCGGCGCCATCGTGGAGACCGTCGCCCGAGACGTGCTGGCTCGCTTCACCAATCCGCCCGGCGGTGGGCCGGACTACCACGGTGTGCTGGTGTGCCGGTGGACCGGGGGGCATGGCCCCGACGCGAGCGACGCCGCTCTGGTCGGGGTGTTCACCGACCATGCCGTCGCGCTTGTCCACCGTGAACGCACCACCGGTAGGGCCCACCCCCGCGACATGGTCCCGCACGTCGCGTCCGCGCTGACCGCCGCGCAGCGGGTGGCCGCCGCATCCGGCATCCTGACCGCCCTGCACCACCTGACCCCGGCCCAGGCCCGCCAGCTGCTGCACCGAGCCAGCGAGCACACCCATCGTCCGATCCTGGACATCGCCGACATGGTGCTGCGCACCGGCGCTCTGCCCGGCGCCCGGCAACCACCGCCCGTCCACCCACCGAACGGATCGATGACCGCACCCTCGGCCGGCGCGCCGACACCCCCCAGCTGA
- a CDS encoding DUF4158 domain-containing protein, which yields MPVRYLSDPELARLSSWPDEIDVADVVTYFTLSSDDLSWVAGFNRVENRLGVMVQLCALPWLGWVPDDLSACPVAALDRLAAALAVAPDQAAGLLVAYGGWRGETRRTHRAQVLARLGWRWCAAGERKQLERNRFRGHRLSGEFVNVPIA from the coding sequence ATGCCGGTTCGCTACCTGTCCGACCCTGAGCTTGCCCGGCTGAGCAGTTGGCCGGACGAGATCGACGTCGCCGACGTGGTCACCTACTTCACGTTGTCCAGCGATGACCTGTCCTGGGTCGCGGGCTTCAACCGGGTCGAGAACCGGTTGGGTGTGATGGTGCAGCTGTGCGCTTTGCCGTGGCTGGGCTGGGTCCCGGACGACCTGAGCGCGTGCCCGGTGGCGGCCCTGGACCGCTTGGCCGCCGCATTGGCGGTCGCCCCTGATCAGGCGGCCGGCTTGCTGGTGGCCTATGGCGGCTGGCGGGGAGAGACCCGCCGCACCCACCGGGCCCAGGTGCTGGCACGGCTCGGCTGGCGGTGGTGTGCCGCCGGCGAGCGCAAGCAGCTAGAGCGTAATCGATTTCGTGGACACCGCTTAAGCGGCGAGTTCGTGAATGTTCCTATAGCCTAG
- a CDS encoding MerR family transcriptional regulator: MNDSPSPPPPASDGTTGVYSIAVAAELSGMSVQALRLYERKGLLQPQRTAGGTRRYSDTDIVRLRRIHKLIDDGINLTGIARVLGLEDDNTTIRGHNHNLRADNRTLRAQNSQLTTENADLRAASTNALQTTTDALTADPSSAKPATPRS, from the coding sequence GTGAATGACAGTCCGAGCCCTCCCCCGCCAGCCAGCGACGGCACCACCGGCGTCTACAGCATCGCCGTGGCCGCCGAACTGTCCGGAATGAGCGTGCAGGCCCTACGCCTGTACGAACGCAAAGGACTCCTGCAACCCCAGCGCACCGCCGGCGGCACCCGCCGCTACAGCGACACCGACATCGTCCGGCTGCGCCGCATCCACAAACTCATCGACGACGGCATCAACCTGACCGGCATCGCCCGAGTCCTCGGCCTGGAAGACGACAACACCACCATCCGCGGCCATAACCACAACCTCCGGGCCGACAACCGCACCCTGCGGGCCCAGAACAGCCAGTTGACCACCGAAAACGCCGACCTCCGCGCCGCCTCGACCAACGCCCTGCAGACCACCACCGACGCCCTCACCGCTGACCCTTCATCGGCCAAACCAGCAACCCCGAGGAGCTGA
- a CDS encoding Hsp20/alpha crystallin family protein: MLMRTDPFRDFDRITQQLLGTNARPSAMLMDAWRADDRFLVEFDLPGVDPGSVDLDVERNVLTVTAQRPAVDEASEFLAAERPRGVFSRQLVLGDNLDLDRIAATYRDGVLRLVIPVAERAKPRKISISHEDGAADQAITAGGGEKTRETVDAAASGG, encoded by the coding sequence ATGCTCATGCGGACCGATCCGTTCCGGGATTTCGACCGGATCACCCAGCAACTGCTGGGGACCAACGCCCGACCGTCGGCGATGTTGATGGACGCCTGGCGGGCCGACGATCGGTTCCTGGTCGAGTTCGACCTGCCGGGGGTGGACCCGGGCTCGGTCGACCTGGACGTGGAACGCAACGTGTTGACGGTGACCGCGCAACGGCCGGCCGTGGACGAAGCATCCGAGTTCCTGGCCGCGGAACGACCCCGGGGAGTGTTCAGCCGGCAGCTGGTGCTGGGCGACAACCTGGACCTGGACCGCATCGCGGCGACCTACCGGGACGGGGTGCTGCGGTTGGTGATCCCGGTCGCCGAGAGGGCCAAGCCCCGCAAGATCAGCATTAGCCATGAAGACGGCGCCGCGGACCAGGCCATCACCGCCGGCGGTGGCGAGAAGACCCGGGAGACCGTGGACGCGGCCGCCTCGGGCGGCTGA
- a CDS encoding transposase, whose amino-acid sequence MGSTRRRFTDEYKGHAVRLVLDSGDSIAEIARSIGVHEMTLGKWVKKARDDGEESQRPLDEDERAELERLRKEVPRLRMEAEFAKKVAAWFAKDQQ is encoded by the coding sequence GTGGGTTCGACACGTCGCCGATTCACCGATGAATACAAGGGCCACGCCGTAAGGTTGGTGCTCGATTCGGGCGATTCGATCGCTGAGATCGCCCGGAGCATCGGTGTCCACGAAATGACGTTAGGGAAATGGGTGAAGAAGGCCCGCGACGACGGCGAGGAATCGCAGCGGCCGCTCGACGAGGACGAGCGCGCCGAACTCGAACGACTCCGCAAAGAAGTACCTCGACTGCGCATGGAGGCTGAGTTCGCAAAAAAAGTGGCGGCCTGGTTCGCGAAAGACCAGCAGTGA
- the istB gene encoding IS21-like element helper ATPase IstB has protein sequence MNQPLRRRRGLTEQAAAAAIDQACRQLRLPTVRGLVPDLAVVAEKEQLTYQGFLAELLLSECDDRNRRRSIRRVKAAGFPREKWLADFDFEANPNINPATIHTLANCNWIHTGQPLCLIGDSGTGKSHLLIALGTIAAENEYRVKYTLATKLVNELVEAADDRVLAKTIARYGRVDLLCIDELGYMELDKRGAELLFQVLTEREEKNSVAIASNESFSGWTKTFTDPRLCAAIVDRLTFGGNIIETGTQSFRLAHTKAAQLAS, from the coding sequence ATGAATCAGCCACTACGTCGACGTCGGGGACTGACCGAGCAGGCCGCCGCCGCGGCGATCGATCAGGCTTGCCGGCAACTCCGGCTACCGACGGTCCGCGGCCTGGTCCCGGACCTGGCCGTCGTCGCGGAGAAGGAACAACTCACCTACCAAGGTTTCCTGGCCGAGCTGTTGTTGTCCGAGTGCGACGACCGGAACCGGCGCCGCTCGATCCGCCGGGTCAAAGCCGCCGGGTTTCCCCGTGAGAAGTGGCTGGCCGATTTTGATTTCGAGGCGAACCCGAACATCAACCCGGCCACGATCCACACCCTGGCGAACTGCAACTGGATCCACACCGGGCAACCGCTGTGCCTGATCGGTGACTCCGGCACCGGCAAGAGCCACCTGTTGATCGCATTGGGCACCATCGCCGCGGAGAACGAGTACCGGGTGAAATACACGCTCGCGACCAAGCTGGTCAACGAGCTCGTCGAGGCCGCCGACGACAGGGTCCTGGCCAAGACGATCGCCCGCTACGGCCGTGTCGACCTGCTTTGCATCGACGAACTCGGCTATATGGAACTCGACAAGCGAGGCGCCGAACTCCTGTTCCAAGTGCTGACCGAACGCGAGGAGAAGAACTCCGTCGCCATCGCCTCCAACGAGTCCTTCTCCGGTTGGACGAAGACGTTCACCGACCCGCGGCTCTGCGCCGCGATCGTGGACCGGCTCACCTTCGGTGGCAACATCATTGAGACCGGCACCCAATCCTTCCGGCTCGCCCACACCAAAGCCGCCCAACTCGCCAGCTGA
- the istB gene encoding IS21-like element helper ATPase IstB encodes MTAPIRRRRGLTEQAASAAIDTACRQLRLPTVRGLVTDMVTVAEKEQLTYQGFLAELLLAECDDRARRRSVRRVKAAGFPREKWLADFDFDANPNINSATIHTLAGCGWIRAGQPLCLIGDSGTGKSHLLIGLGTAAAENGFRVKYTLATKLVNELVEAADDKILAKTIARYGRVDLLCIDELGYMELDKRGAELLFQVLTEREEKNSVAIASNDSFSGWTKTFTDARLCAAIVDRLTFGGNIIETGTDSYRLARTKAQQAAS; translated from the coding sequence ATGACCGCACCGATTCGCCGCCGCCGCGGCCTGACCGAGCAGGCCGCGTCCGCGGCGATCGACACGGCCTGCCGGCAACTACGCCTGCCGACCGTCCGCGGGCTGGTCACCGACATGGTCACCGTCGCGGAGAAGGAACAACTCACCTACCAGGGATTCCTCGCCGAGCTACTCCTGGCCGAATGCGACGACCGGGCCCGTCGCCGCTCTGTCCGCCGGGTCAAGGCGGCCGGCTTTCCACGAGAGAAGTGGCTGGCCGATTTCGACTTCGACGCGAACCCGAACATCAACTCGGCGACCATCCACACCCTGGCCGGATGCGGCTGGATCCGCGCCGGGCAACCGTTATGCCTGATCGGAGACTCCGGCACCGGCAAGTCGCATCTGCTGATCGGGTTGGGCACCGCCGCCGCGGAGAACGGGTTCCGGGTGAAATACACCCTGGCCACCAAGCTGGTGAACGAACTCGTGGAGGCCGCCGACGACAAGATCCTGGCCAAGACCATTGCCCGATACGGACGGGTTGATCTTCTCTGCATCGATGAACTCGGCTATATGGAACTCGACAAACGCGGCGCGGAGCTACTTTTCCAGGTTCTCACCGAACGGGAAGAGAAGAACTCCGTGGCCATCGCCTCCAACGATTCCTTCTCCGGCTGGACAAAAACGTTCACCGACGCCCGCCTCTGCGCCGCGATCGTCGACCGGCTCACCTTCGGCGGGAACATCATCGAGACCGGAACCGACTCCTACCGGCTGGCCCGGACCAAGGCCCAACAAGCCGCCAGCTAA
- the istA gene encoding IS21 family transposase, whose product MRSRVVLFEQIRRDSRIEGLSVRALAKRHHVHRRTVRQALASATPPPPARRVWKRTKITPFAAAIDDMLRADLTAPRKQRHTVVRILDRLVDEHGATDLTYGTVRAYVAQRRPEINAEAGRPVAEVFIAQTHQPGAEAEVDFAELWVDLPAGRTKCYLFTLRLCFSGRAVHRVFATQSQEAFLEGHIDAFTELGGIPVKHIKYDNLKSAVTTVLFGNNRRRTENDRWVLFRSHYQFDSFYCMPGVDGAHEKGGVEGEGGRFRRNHLVPVPKVASLAELNVRLAKADRADDHRRISGQVRTVGDMFAIEQQMLHPLPVEVFEPGLTMNPRVDRHARIMVRNVQYSVPARFINRRVRVILRSNEVIVFDGRTQLVRHERSSRKGSQVLVLDHYLEVLRFKPGALPGATALVPARANGSFTTVHEAFWAAARKAHGDAAGTRELIEVLLLHRHMTHADVVAGLQAALTVGASNADVVAVEARKHQTAAGGAGQRHHPVDQNAGVEQRVVSLTERRLADPAAVIAGLPTDSRPLPSVAEYDELLIRRRITPTETTTTIDVAAQKGNVS is encoded by the coding sequence ATGAGGTCCAGAGTGGTGCTGTTCGAGCAGATCCGACGTGATTCCCGGATCGAGGGCCTGTCGGTGCGGGCGCTGGCCAAACGTCACCATGTTCATCGGCGCACGGTGCGCCAAGCGTTGGCGTCCGCGACTCCACCGCCGCCGGCCCGCCGGGTGTGGAAGCGAACGAAGATCACCCCGTTCGCGGCGGCGATCGATGACATGTTGCGGGCGGATCTGACGGCCCCACGGAAGCAGCGCCACACGGTGGTACGGATCCTGGACCGGTTGGTCGACGAACACGGCGCGACGGATCTGACCTATGGGACGGTCCGGGCGTATGTGGCGCAGCGGCGCCCGGAGATCAACGCCGAGGCCGGGCGGCCGGTCGCTGAGGTCTTCATCGCACAAACGCATCAGCCCGGGGCGGAGGCCGAGGTCGACTTCGCCGAGTTGTGGGTGGACCTGCCGGCCGGGCGGACCAAGTGCTACTTGTTCACGCTGCGGCTGTGTTTCTCCGGTCGGGCGGTCCACCGGGTGTTCGCGACCCAGTCGCAGGAGGCGTTCCTGGAAGGTCACATCGACGCGTTCACCGAGCTGGGCGGGATCCCGGTCAAGCACATCAAGTACGACAACTTGAAGTCCGCAGTCACGACGGTGCTGTTTGGGAACAACCGACGGCGGACCGAGAACGACCGATGGGTGCTGTTCCGGTCCCATTACCAGTTCGACTCGTTCTACTGCATGCCCGGCGTGGACGGCGCCCACGAGAAGGGTGGAGTCGAGGGTGAGGGTGGCCGATTCCGCCGCAACCACCTCGTCCCGGTCCCGAAAGTGGCCTCGTTGGCCGAGCTGAACGTCCGGCTCGCGAAGGCGGACCGGGCCGATGATCACCGCCGAATCAGCGGACAGGTCCGCACCGTCGGTGACATGTTCGCCATCGAGCAACAGATGCTGCACCCGTTGCCCGTGGAGGTGTTCGAACCGGGCCTGACGATGAACCCGCGGGTCGATCGGCACGCCCGGATCATGGTCCGCAACGTGCAGTACTCGGTCCCGGCCCGGTTCATCAACCGGCGGGTCCGGGTCATCTTGCGGTCCAACGAGGTGATCGTGTTCGACGGTCGCACCCAGCTCGTCCGGCACGAACGGTCCAGCCGGAAAGGCTCCCAGGTGCTGGTCCTGGATCACTACCTGGAGGTGCTGCGGTTCAAGCCCGGCGCCCTGCCCGGGGCGACGGCATTGGTCCCGGCCCGGGCGAACGGGTCGTTCACCACCGTGCACGAGGCGTTCTGGGCGGCCGCCCGGAAAGCTCACGGCGACGCGGCGGGCACCCGGGAACTGATCGAGGTGTTGTTGTTGCACCGGCACATGACCCATGCCGATGTCGTCGCCGGTCTGCAGGCCGCCCTCACGGTCGGCGCGAGCAACGCCGACGTCGTCGCTGTCGAGGCCCGCAAACACCAGACCGCAGCGGGTGGGGCCGGCCAACGGCACCATCCCGTCGATCAGAACGCGGGCGTTGAGCAACGTGTTGTCAGCCTGACCGAACGCCGGCTCGCCGATCCGGCTGCGGTCATCGCCGGGCTACCGACAGACTCCAGGCCGTTGCCGTCCGTCGCTGAGTACGACGAGCTGCTGATCCGGCGCCGCATCACACCGACCGAGACCACCACCACCATTGATGTCGCCGCGCAGAAGGGGAACGTGTCATGA
- a CDS encoding IS256 family transposase, translated as MTATLNGVPRKKPVEESAEQRAAAELVRLAKEQGLSLTGPDGLLKQLTKAVLQTALNEEMTEHLGYEKHDPAGAGSGNIRNGTRAKTVLTEAAGTVEIDVPRDRAGTFEPQIVRKRQRRLSGVDEVVLSLYAKGLTTGEISAHFAEIYGASVSKETISRITDKVIEEMNEWAVRPLDEIYAAVFIDAIVVKVRDGQVGNRPFYAAIGVSLDGERDILGLWAGTGGEGAKFWMSVLTDLRNRGVKDTFFVVCDGLKGLPEVVTNVWPQAIVQTCIIHLIRNTFRLTSRRYWDELKRDVKPIYTAVNATAARAAFDDLTEKWGARYPAVIRLWDNAWAEFIPFLDYDVEIRKVLCSTNAIESLNARYRRAIKARGHFPSEQAAMKCLYLVTRSLDPTGAGRARWTMRWKPALNAFAITFSDRFPAAETY; from the coding sequence ATGACCGCGACACTCAATGGTGTGCCTAGGAAGAAGCCGGTCGAGGAGTCGGCCGAACAGCGGGCGGCTGCGGAGCTGGTGCGGCTGGCCAAGGAACAGGGCTTGTCGTTGACGGGCCCGGACGGGTTGCTCAAGCAGCTGACCAAGGCGGTCCTGCAGACCGCTCTGAACGAGGAGATGACCGAGCACCTCGGGTATGAAAAGCACGACCCGGCCGGTGCCGGGTCGGGCAACATCCGCAACGGCACCCGGGCCAAGACGGTCCTGACCGAGGCTGCCGGCACGGTTGAGATCGACGTGCCGCGCGATCGGGCCGGCACGTTCGAGCCGCAGATCGTGCGCAAGCGGCAGCGCCGGTTGTCCGGTGTCGATGAGGTGGTGTTGTCGTTGTACGCCAAGGGTTTGACCACCGGGGAGATCAGCGCCCACTTCGCCGAGATCTACGGGGCGTCGGTGTCCAAAGAGACCATCAGCCGGATCACCGACAAGGTCATCGAGGAGATGAACGAATGGGCGGTGCGGCCCCTGGACGAGATCTACGCCGCGGTGTTCATCGACGCCATCGTGGTCAAGGTTCGGGACGGGCAGGTCGGGAACCGCCCGTTCTACGCCGCGATCGGGGTCAGCCTGGACGGGGAACGGGACATCCTGGGGTTGTGGGCCGGGACCGGCGGTGAGGGCGCCAAGTTCTGGATGAGCGTGCTCACCGACCTGCGGAACCGGGGTGTGAAAGACACCTTCTTCGTAGTCTGCGACGGGCTCAAGGGACTGCCCGAGGTGGTGACCAACGTCTGGCCCCAGGCCATCGTGCAGACGTGCATCATCCATCTGATCCGCAACACGTTCCGGCTGACTTCCCGCAGGTACTGGGATGAGCTCAAACGCGACGTCAAACCGATCTACACCGCGGTGAATGCCACGGCGGCGCGGGCTGCGTTCGATGACCTGACCGAAAAATGGGGTGCCCGGTACCCGGCGGTGATCCGGCTGTGGGACAACGCCTGGGCCGAGTTCATCCCGTTCTTGGACTACGACGTCGAGATCCGCAAGGTGCTGTGCAGCACCAACGCGATCGAGAGCTTGAACGCCCGCTACCGGCGAGCGATCAAGGCCCGCGGACACTTCCCGTCCGAACAAGCAGCGATGAAGTGCCTGTACCTGGTCACCAGATCACTGGACCCCACCGGCGCCGGCCGGGCACGATGGACGATGCGATGGAAACCGGCCCTGAACGCCTTCGCGATCACCTTCAGCGACCGATTCCCAGCAGCAGAGACCTACTAA
- a CDS encoding IS3 family transposase: MIFAAIADWADAGEFPVEFMCQQLGVSRSGYYAWRTRPVSHRKLTDIDLTSRIRRIHQQGRGNPGVRRVRAGLAAEGIRCGLARIHRLMQAAGLQGRHPKAWRRTTIAGAKPVSAPDLIGRNFTAPAPDKAWCGDITYVKTWTGWAYVATVIDLHSRMVVGWAVADHMRTSLVLDALQMALDRRRPPAGVIFHSDRGTQYTSQEFADFCRKNDIRRSLGRTGVCWDNAVAESFFATYKKELIHNRPWPTINQLKTETFSWIEAYHNRTRRHSTLDYLTPSEYELGYRNIHELAA; the protein is encoded by the coding sequence GTGATCTTCGCTGCTATCGCGGACTGGGCCGATGCCGGCGAGTTCCCCGTCGAGTTCATGTGCCAGCAGCTGGGCGTGTCCCGTTCCGGGTACTACGCGTGGCGGACCCGGCCGGTCAGTCACCGGAAGCTGACCGACATCGACCTGACCAGCCGGATCCGCCGGATCCACCAGCAGGGCCGGGGCAACCCCGGCGTGCGCCGTGTCCGGGCCGGCCTGGCCGCGGAGGGCATCCGCTGCGGCCTGGCCCGCATCCACCGCCTGATGCAGGCCGCTGGTCTGCAGGGACGCCATCCCAAGGCGTGGCGGCGAACCACGATCGCTGGGGCCAAACCGGTGTCGGCGCCCGACCTGATCGGTCGCAACTTCACCGCGCCGGCGCCGGACAAGGCCTGGTGCGGCGACATCACCTACGTCAAGACGTGGACCGGTTGGGCGTACGTCGCCACCGTGATCGACCTGCACTCCCGGATGGTCGTCGGCTGGGCGGTCGCCGACCACATGCGTACCAGTCTGGTCCTCGATGCCCTCCAGATGGCCCTGGACCGCCGTCGGCCGCCGGCCGGGGTGATCTTCCACAGCGACCGCGGAACCCAGTATACGAGTCAGGAATTCGCTGACTTCTGCAGGAAGAACGACATCCGGCGTTCCCTGGGTCGAACCGGGGTGTGCTGGGACAACGCCGTAGCGGAATCATTCTTCGCGACCTACAAGAAAGAACTCATCCACAATCGTCCATGGCCGACAATCAACCAATTGAAAACGGAGACATTTAGCTGGATCGAAGCCTACCATAACCGCACCCGGAGACATTCCACGCTCGACTACTTGACACCTTCAGAATACGAGCTAGGCTATAGGAACATTCACGAACTCGCCGCTTAA